A stretch of the Porifericola rhodea genome encodes the following:
- a CDS encoding YcxB family protein — protein MIVKTKKYKLETGTYIKLAMLNIVKEQWWVFLIAVAIACGAIFIWSWWWIIGAALALTLYFLFWLIQFAGVTQLEQNKILFERLSYEINSQQVLIKVNAKQGMPLKWEMIKKAQIGKDYFLLIVSKAQLVHLPFRIFNTENERKFLETILKRKGYIKQQ, from the coding sequence ATGATTGTAAAGACTAAAAAGTATAAGCTGGAAACAGGGACTTATATCAAACTGGCAATGCTGAATATAGTGAAAGAGCAGTGGTGGGTATTTCTGATTGCCGTAGCTATTGCCTGTGGTGCAATTTTTATATGGTCGTGGTGGTGGATCATAGGAGCCGCACTTGCTCTCACTCTGTATTTCCTGTTCTGGTTAATTCAGTTTGCTGGCGTTACTCAGCTAGAGCAGAACAAAATACTTTTTGAGCGACTTAGTTATGAAATTAACAGTCAGCAGGTACTTATTAAAGTAAATGCTAAACAGGGCATGCCTCTAAAATGGGAGATGATTAAAAAAGCGCAGATTGGAAAAGATTATTTCTTACTCATAGTATCCAAAGCCCAACTAGTTCATTTACCCTTCCGCATCTTTAATACCGAAAACGAAAGAAAATTTTTGGAAACTATACTCAAAAGAAAAGGCTACATTAAGCAGCAATAA
- the secDF gene encoding protein translocase subunit SecDF, giving the protein MRNKTGIVVLTVIISLLCIYYLSFTLVSNNVQQNATEYATTSEGNIDFAKKQDYLDSVWKEPVYNLLGAKFTYQEVKETELNLGLDLRGGMHVVLEVSPVEIIKNLSGNSKDEDFLKALELAAQNRANSQQGFVALFYDAFQEVAPDKQLSNIFVNSATRNRISFSSTDEEVIAVINEEVDNAIDRSFNILRTRIDRFGTSQPNIQRLQNQGRIQIELPGIDNPERVRNLLQGVAKLEFVEVLEPGEYVNSLEEINNLLVAEGEISGSNDLEALGEGDTAPDEELSALTEEGETTEDTVALEDQLTEEGGNADSLLNQNAQISPLFGLLQAPLSYGLLYSVDDTAKVNEIIQRDDVGNLLPSDLDFVWEVKPRAQGGEELLELYAIRRGRGGKAPLTGEVIVDARQEYDEASRPAVSMRMNSEGARKWKRLTANNIGRRVAIILDNRVYSAPVVQGEIPNGNSSISGNFTINEAQDLANILEAGALPAPTRIVEEAIVGPSLGKEAQQQGITSILAGLGVVVLFMLAYYAKGGLIANIALVFNIFFILGILAQLNAALTLPGIAGIVLTIGMSIDANVLIFERIREELRAGSKLRAAIRAGYNKAYSSIIDANATTFITAVILYVMGQGPVRGFAVTLMIGIVCSFFSAVFITRVIMEWMTRKGDESKVSFSIPFSANLLTNLNFDFMSKRKIAYIFSGAFIVLGMAVLLTQGSLNLGVDFKGGRSYVITFDQPVVPSDLQTSFDNEFENASVEVKTYGANNVLKVTTSYLVEDESTEADTKVRTQLISGIEEFTGGTFQENAAELGENAFTISSSSKVGATIADDIKQSAQESIVVALIAIFLYILVRFRRWQYGLGAVIALFHDVLFVLSAYAIAGILGISYEVDQVFIAAMLTIVGYSINDTVIVFDRIRETLGLKPKAEMAEVINESVNNVMSRTLITSLTTLVVVLILLLFGGEVLRGFSFALFIGILVGTYSSVFIASPVVVDLSSRRRKAVGEKKQKV; this is encoded by the coding sequence ATGCGTAACAAGACCGGAATAGTTGTATTAACGGTGATCATTTCACTGTTATGCATTTACTATCTGTCGTTTACATTAGTATCTAATAATGTACAGCAAAACGCGACAGAGTATGCAACTACATCAGAAGGCAACATTGATTTTGCTAAAAAACAAGACTACCTGGACTCTGTCTGGAAAGAGCCCGTTTACAATCTCTTAGGAGCTAAATTTACTTATCAGGAAGTAAAAGAAACAGAGTTAAACCTGGGCCTTGACCTTCGTGGAGGTATGCACGTTGTACTGGAAGTATCTCCAGTAGAAATCATTAAAAACCTTTCTGGAAACAGCAAAGATGAAGATTTTCTGAAAGCCCTTGAGTTGGCTGCACAAAACAGAGCCAATAGCCAGCAGGGATTTGTAGCTCTTTTTTATGACGCATTCCAGGAAGTAGCTCCTGATAAGCAGTTGAGCAACATTTTTGTAAATTCTGCAACTCGCAACCGCATCAGCTTTAGCTCTACCGATGAAGAGGTTATTGCTGTTATTAACGAAGAGGTAGACAATGCAATTGACCGCTCATTTAATATCCTCCGTACTCGTATTGACCGTTTTGGTACTTCTCAGCCTAACATACAGCGTCTGCAAAACCAGGGACGTATTCAGATTGAGCTACCAGGGATAGATAACCCTGAAAGAGTTAGAAATCTGTTACAGGGAGTAGCTAAACTGGAATTTGTAGAAGTGTTAGAACCTGGAGAGTATGTAAATTCTCTGGAAGAGATTAACAACTTACTTGTAGCAGAAGGGGAAATTAGTGGCAGCAACGACCTGGAAGCTCTAGGCGAAGGAGATACTGCTCCTGATGAAGAGCTTTCTGCACTTACCGAAGAAGGAGAAACTACTGAAGATACTGTAGCCCTAGAAGATCAACTTACAGAAGAAGGTGGCAATGCAGATTCTCTTCTGAATCAGAACGCACAAATTTCACCATTATTCGGACTACTACAGGCTCCATTAAGTTATGGTTTGCTTTACAGTGTAGATGACACTGCCAAGGTAAATGAGATTATTCAGCGTGACGATGTTGGTAACCTTCTTCCTTCTGACCTTGATTTTGTATGGGAAGTGAAGCCCCGCGCACAAGGTGGTGAAGAGTTGCTTGAGCTTTATGCAATACGCCGTGGCCGTGGAGGTAAAGCACCTCTTACCGGCGAAGTAATTGTAGATGCCCGCCAGGAGTACGATGAGGCTTCTCGCCCCGCAGTAAGTATGCGAATGAATTCAGAGGGTGCCCGTAAGTGGAAGCGCCTGACTGCTAACAACATTGGTCGTAGAGTAGCTATTATTCTTGACAATCGAGTATACTCCGCTCCAGTTGTACAGGGCGAAATTCCTAACGGAAACTCTTCTATCTCTGGTAACTTTACGATCAACGAAGCACAGGATTTAGCAAACATTCTTGAGGCCGGTGCGCTTCCTGCGCCTACTCGTATAGTGGAAGAAGCTATTGTAGGCCCTTCTCTAGGTAAAGAAGCTCAGCAACAGGGTATTACATCAATACTTGCCGGTTTAGGTGTAGTAGTATTGTTTATGCTGGCTTACTATGCCAAAGGCGGTTTGATAGCCAATATTGCCCTGGTATTTAATATCTTCTTTATCCTGGGTATTCTGGCACAGCTCAATGCTGCTCTTACCTTACCAGGTATTGCAGGTATTGTGCTAACAATCGGTATGTCAATAGACGCCAACGTACTAATCTTTGAGCGTATTCGTGAAGAACTGAGAGCAGGATCTAAACTGAGAGCAGCCATCAGAGCTGGTTACAACAAGGCTTATAGCTCTATTATAGATGCTAACGCTACAACTTTTATTACCGCGGTTATTCTATACGTAATGGGGCAAGGTCCGGTAAGAGGCTTTGCAGTTACCTTAATGATCGGTATCGTATGTTCATTCTTCTCTGCGGTGTTTATCACCCGTGTAATTATGGAGTGGATGACCCGCAAAGGCGATGAGAGCAAAGTATCTTTCTCTATACCTTTCTCAGCTAATCTTCTGACAAATCTGAATTTTGATTTCATGTCTAAGAGAAAAATCGCCTATATCTTCTCAGGTGCATTTATTGTATTAGGTATGGCAGTATTGCTTACTCAAGGAAGCTTAAACCTAGGTGTAGATTTTAAAGGTGGACGCTCTTATGTAATTACCTTTGACCAACCCGTAGTTCCGTCTGATCTTCAGACTTCTTTTGACAACGAATTTGAAAATGCCAGTGTTGAGGTTAAAACTTATGGTGCTAACAATGTGCTTAAAGTAACCACTAGCTACCTGGTAGAAGATGAGTCTACAGAGGCAGATACTAAAGTAAGAACTCAGCTGATCAGTGGTATTGAAGAGTTTACCGGAGGTACTTTCCAGGAGAATGCTGCTGAACTGGGTGAGAATGCATTCACAATTTCCAGCTCATCTAAAGTAGGTGCCACCATCGCTGATGATATCAAGCAATCTGCACAAGAGTCTATCGTAGTAGCTCTAATTGCTATCTTCCTCTACATACTAGTCCGTTTCCGCAGATGGCAGTATGGTCTGGGTGCGGTAATTGCCCTGTTCCACGATGTACTTTTCGTACTTTCCGCATATGCTATAGCAGGTATTCTGGGTATTAGCTACGAAGTAGATCAGGTGTTTATCGCTGCTATGCTTACGATTGTTGGTTACTCAATTAACGATACAGTAATTGTGTTTGACCGTATTCGTGAAACACTAGGACTTAAGCCGAAAGCTGAAATGGCAGAAGTAATTAATGAATCAGTAAATAACGTAATGTCAAGAACGCTCATTACTTCACTTACCACTTTGGTAGTAGTATTGATACTGCTCCTGTTTGGAGGTGAAGTGTTAAGAGGATTCTCTTTTGCATTATTTATCGGTATACTGGTAGGTACTTACTCTTCAGTTTTTATTGCGTCTCCTGTAGTGGTTGATCTTTCCAGCCGCAGAAGAAAAGCAGTAGGCGAGAAAAAGCAGAAAGTATAA
- a CDS encoding alpha-ketoacid dehydrogenase subunit alpha/beta — translation MDSTKIYQENLTHKLSVDEILDDYRIAWESRHASLIGRKEVFMGKAKFGVFGDGKEVAQIAMAKSFRKGDFRSGYYRDQTLMFALGEVSIQQFFAQLYAHATVEADPSSGGRMMNSHFGSRMVDMKSGEFLSQTDAYNSGSDLSPTAGQIPRAVGFAYASKLYRENKALHDQKYEKFSHQGREVAFATIGDAATSEGMFLETVNAAGVLQIPLILSVWDDDFGISVPKEYHTTKLSISEALSGFQRTENEPGVEIFRVKGWDYEKLCEAYRLAADLAREEHVPVLMHVEDLTQPQGHSTSGSHERYKTKERLAWEREFDCNVKMREWILKNGFATQEDLDNIEQQALKTVKKAKDNAWKAYRKELDAELKHVSELILNVARQSPQEDRIKNIHQELKKTLGPIRLDGVKAVKKTLRVTAGESNAEREKLISWLKQSEKDNFDRFNAHLYSETDSAALQVKEVKPEFTEGQKPVDGREVLQACFDHILKRDPRVFAIGEDVGKIGDVNQGFAGLQEKHGELRVTDTGIRETTIIGQGIGSAIRGLRPITEIQYLDYIFYALATLTDDLASLRYRTRGGQAAPLIIRTRGHRLEGIWHSGSPIGSILHSLRGIYLLVPRNMVQAAGFYNTMLQSDDPAIIIECLNGYRLKEKIPTNLDEFTVPLGQPEVIREGEDITIVTYGSMCRVVMQAAEQLSGFGISCEVIDVQTLLPFDVNHTIVESVKKTNRVIFADEDVPGGASAYMMQQVLEEQGAYQYLDSAPRTISAAPNRPAYGSDGDYFTKPNQEDVFDTAYQLMAEFDPVRFKELYD, via the coding sequence GTGGATTCTACTAAAATATATCAGGAAAATTTAACCCATAAGCTATCCGTTGACGAAATTCTGGATGACTATCGTATAGCTTGGGAAAGCCGGCATGCGAGCCTGATAGGCCGTAAAGAAGTTTTCATGGGTAAGGCCAAGTTTGGCGTGTTTGGTGACGGAAAGGAGGTAGCGCAGATAGCAATGGCTAAATCATTCCGTAAAGGAGATTTCCGTTCAGGTTACTATCGTGACCAAACTTTGATGTTTGCATTGGGTGAGGTAAGCATACAACAATTTTTTGCACAACTGTATGCTCACGCAACGGTAGAAGCAGATCCTTCTTCGGGAGGCCGTATGATGAACTCGCACTTTGGCTCCCGTATGGTAGATATGAAAAGCGGTGAGTTTTTGAGTCAGACTGACGCTTATAACTCCGGTTCTGACCTCTCGCCTACGGCTGGTCAAATACCAAGAGCTGTTGGTTTTGCCTATGCTTCTAAGTTGTATAGAGAGAATAAAGCCCTTCATGATCAAAAATACGAGAAGTTTTCGCATCAGGGGCGTGAAGTTGCTTTTGCTACCATAGGCGATGCAGCTACCTCTGAAGGCATGTTTCTGGAGACTGTTAATGCTGCTGGAGTTCTTCAGATTCCTTTAATTCTTTCTGTTTGGGATGATGACTTTGGTATTTCTGTGCCTAAAGAGTACCACACAACCAAACTTAGTATCTCTGAGGCCCTATCTGGCTTCCAGAGAACTGAGAATGAGCCCGGTGTAGAGATTTTTCGGGTAAAAGGCTGGGATTACGAAAAACTATGCGAAGCTTATCGTTTGGCCGCGGACCTGGCCCGGGAAGAACATGTGCCCGTACTTATGCACGTAGAAGACCTGACGCAGCCTCAGGGCCACTCCACTTCAGGCTCTCATGAGCGATATAAAACCAAAGAAAGACTGGCCTGGGAGCGTGAGTTTGATTGTAATGTCAAAATGAGAGAGTGGATTCTGAAAAATGGCTTTGCTACCCAGGAAGACTTAGATAATATAGAGCAGCAGGCTCTTAAAACTGTAAAAAAAGCTAAAGATAATGCCTGGAAAGCCTATCGTAAAGAGCTGGATGCTGAGCTTAAACATGTGTCTGAGCTAATTTTAAACGTAGCCAGGCAAAGCCCGCAAGAGGACAGAATCAAAAATATTCATCAGGAGTTAAAAAAGACGCTCGGGCCTATTCGTCTGGATGGAGTAAAGGCAGTGAAAAAGACTTTGCGTGTAACAGCGGGTGAGTCTAATGCCGAAAGAGAAAAACTTATCAGCTGGCTCAAACAAAGCGAAAAAGATAATTTTGATCGCTTTAATGCGCACTTATATAGCGAAACCGATTCTGCTGCACTTCAGGTAAAAGAGGTGAAACCCGAGTTTACGGAGGGACAAAAACCAGTAGATGGTCGTGAGGTATTACAAGCGTGCTTCGACCACATTCTTAAGCGTGACCCCCGTGTATTTGCTATTGGCGAAGATGTAGGAAAAATAGGTGACGTAAATCAGGGCTTTGCCGGCTTGCAGGAGAAGCACGGAGAGCTCAGAGTAACTGATACGGGTATCCGCGAAACTACCATTATTGGACAGGGGATTGGTAGTGCAATCCGGGGACTCAGACCTATTACCGAGATTCAGTACCTGGACTACATTTTTTATGCCCTGGCTACCCTTACTGATGATCTGGCTTCGCTAAGATACCGTACCCGTGGAGGGCAGGCAGCCCCTTTAATTATTCGTACCAGAGGGCATCGTCTGGAAGGAATCTGGCACTCAGGCTCACCTATCGGGTCCATTCTTCATAGTTTGCGTGGCATCTACCTTCTTGTACCTCGCAATATGGTTCAGGCAGCGGGTTTTTATAACACCATGCTTCAGTCTGACGACCCTGCTATTATCATAGAGTGCCTGAATGGGTACCGTCTGAAGGAAAAAATTCCTACCAATCTGGATGAGTTTACGGTTCCTCTTGGACAGCCTGAGGTAATTCGGGAAGGAGAAGATATTACTATCGTAACCTATGGTTCTATGTGTAGGGTAGTAATGCAAGCTGCCGAACAGTTGTCTGGTTTTGGTATTAGCTGTGAGGTTATAGACGTGCAAACCTTGCTTCCTTTTGATGTAAATCATACAATCGTAGAATCTGTGAAGAAAACCAATCGGGTAATCTTTGCTGACGAAGATGTACCGGGTGGTGCTTCAGCCTATATGATGCAACAGGTTTTGGAAGAACAAGGGGCTTATCAGTATCTGGATTCAGCTCCCAGAACTATAAGTGCTGCGCCAAATCGCCCAGCATATGGCTCAGATGGAGATTATTTCACTAAGCCTAATCAGGAAGATGTCTTTGATACAGCATACCAACTTATGGCAGAGTTTGATCCTGTCCGATTTAAAGAGTTATACGATTGA